GCGTTGGGAACTCCAAATCGCCTTGTTGCGCCTTGAGCCTTTTTATACATTGGTCATATCTAGATGTTTCCAGGTTGGAGATTGGTGCTTTGGATGGTCTAAGAGGTCCTGGAGGGCATTTTTGTTTTTACTACATGATCAATGTACGCAATATGTAACACCACACTCCTGCTACCTTGACTTCTTCAGTTAGGGGGTTGCGGCCTTGAGGGATTGTGGAGAGAGGGGTATTAATATGATGTGATTGGAAATAGGATTAATCCTCACATGTGATGCTACTTTCCTGCTTAGATCGAGGAAGTTAAATCTTTGTATTCCTGCTCTTGGATGATGAATTGTGAAGCTTCAAAAAGTGGGGGCGACTTGATCAATAATAAATTAGTAATTCCGAGTTGATACTTGCAATGTCATTCTTTTCGTTGGTTTATTTGGTATGTACCACTTTATGAAATTAATTCTGGATGGTAGAATTGGAATATGGTAACTTCTGAGTTCATGGGGTCTTCTTTAGGACATGATTCTGGATGGTAGAATGGGAAGATGGTAGCTTATGAGTTCATGGGATCTTCATTAGGACATGTGATATGAGCTTAAAATGCATGCCAGTATTCTTAATAATATTATTCCATTCGATCCACGAAGTTCTTCTCATTTGGAATATTGACAGTACTCACAATGGAACAGAATCTTAAATGGGAAGATCTTTCAGGAATGGAGGGGGTAGTATCTATCAGGACTATCACATTGAGATCCTGAAATTTGTAATGTTTGGGTCAATTTATTTTTAGTGATCGATTTATTTGTGTCTACTGAGTGTCCTTGGAAAGTAGGTTTAAGAAACTAGTGATCACATCTTACAAGGGGTTTAATTGTACATGCATGCAGGTTGTGGATAAGATGCAATCAGGTAATAAGTCTAAAAGAGATGGTTGGAGAACCGAGTTACCGGCTACTGGCTTGGGAAGTAGAGTGATTGATATGATGAAAGAGGAGAAGGCAAAGGATGTGGCGTGGCAAGGAAAATGTTCCGGTACAGTGTATGTCTGTATCTTCAATTTGTGTTGCACATACAATCTATAGTACTGAAAGAGAAGATAAATTGGCTACAAATTTCGTCATTCTGATATCATGGATTTGGCATGGATACAATTATGTTCTACTTGTGTGATTAAGATTGTAATTATATTAAGATTACACTCTAATGAGCATTTAATGGTCTTTGGTGCAGATACATCGGAGGAGCTGAGTCTGAAGGTCATTTTTCCTTGATAAATGAAGCATGTTCAATGTTAGTAGTCACCCGAATcttaaaatttatcacattaTTCTCGTGGAAACACACATGCATTGCACTTCTGAAAGGCTCTTTAGTCTTATTTTTTGCATGCCCTGCACTTTCAACTATTGTCTTtggttcttcttcttcacttttTCATTGTTGTCCTCATTCATTTGCGGCCTCTACACATTTTATGTTGTCATTtgttgagagagagagagagagagagagagagagagagagagagagagttggTGGGACCAGAAGTAGTGTATGTGAGAGTAAAGTTGTGGTCCTCACCCCTCATGGTCATTCACGCTAAGGGTCAAACTTAAAGGGCGAACCAAAAAGGAAACCAGGGAAATCATagagggatggagggagtatcacTTAGTTTTATGAGTTTAGAGTATATTTCCTATGTTCTTTTGTCCCTAAATAAAAGTTGTTTTCTCAAATCACAATgttcattatttatttaattatttattgtgaAAATTATGACGTACAAAATACATGGACATTGGATTTGTAAACTATGTGTATGAGTGTATCCTAAAGAAGAAAAAGTCATTTACTTTGAATACTAAGCTAGATTTGTGAGTGAGTTGCTAAGAATAACTTTATCCAGTTAGACACTATTGTTTGATTCATACGATGCATCTAATGCTCTACTCGTATGAGTATAACCCAAATTAGAATTGAGAATTCCTATTCTTACAGCTTTATGTCAGTTCTAATGTTGTGCTACCCACAGATCTTGTTCCATACTTCCATTTGTGCATGCACTGTTGCATTTGCACAATTGCTGATCTGTATCATAAGCTGCgatttttttttccagtttAGGTCCTTGTGGATATATGTTTGGTGCTAATATGGTCAATCTCTCTGCCAGGTTTGCACATACCAACCCGTTACATTTGGATGTTTTCCAAAGTGTTGTTCATTATGAGGCAGAAGTAGTTGCAATGACAGCTGCATTACTTGGAAGTAAAGAAAAGGCTTCTGGAGGTCAAGTATGTGGAAACATGACTTCAGGAGGCACCGAGAGTATACTATTGGCTGTCAAATCTTCACGCGATTATATGAGAACCAAGAAGGGAATAAAAAAACCAGAAATGTATATTGTGAATGGCATTTCTTTTGACCTCAAATTTTATAGGAATTTGCTTGGCTTTTCTAGTAATTAACTGAAAGTTccctttcttctcttttcttccaAGTGTAGGATTGTCCCTGTATCTGCCCACTCAGCATATGACAAAGCTTGCCAGTATTTCAACATTAAACTTTGGCGTGTTCCTGTGAACAGTGAATTTCAGGCGGATGTGAAAGCCATTAGACGTTATATCAACAAAAACACCATCTTGGTAAGGGTAAATTTATATTAGATAGTTTCTTTTAGCAACTGTAATGTTCATACTCTAGTTTTGCTGAATATCTGCATGTCTTTTGATTGCCTATCTCTTGTTAAGTTGCATGTGAAACTTCGAAAAAAATATTTGTGCATTAACTTGCAAGTACCACTTTGTGCCTTCTAGATTGTTGGATCTGCACCTGGGTTCCCACATGGCATTATCGATCCCATCGAAGTAAGTAAAGTGTCTGTTTTGAGACAGATCCACAAGATTCAAGCCTTTAGGTAGGTTTTTAGTTGATATCAGATTTTCTTTCTGTAGGAGCTTGGCCAACTAGCAACCAGCTCTGGGGTCTGTTTCCATGTTGATCTTTGTCTTGGTGGATTTGTTCTTCCTTTTGCACGCAAACTTGGGTATGGCTTGTTATTTTTGCTTGTATTTTAAGTTATGCTTTCTGTTACTTTCTTATCTGAATATCTTCTATACTCTATGTTTTAAAGTGAAATCTTCAATTTGCTATTGAACATCAATTGTTTGTCAGTGGCTATAGTTTGAACCTCACAGATTTACGAATGTCTAATGCCTTTCAGGTATCCAATTCCACCATTTGATTTCTCTGTCCAAGGAGTTACCTCAATATCTGTAGATGTACACAAATATGGTTTGGCCCCCAAAGGAACCAGTACAGTTCTCTACCGAAATCATGAAATTAGGAAGGTAGTTTTGATTGTCTGCTTCTGTTGGCATCCTGATaccctttttcttgttttcctttgAGTGGCGGTttctttttaattgaattaggCTTAATCTCTGACATTGTGGAACCTCTTCCCTTATCCGAGTAGCTCAAGTGTCATTCCCTTACAGTTGCTTCATTTATATATCTTTTTTTGAGCTGAAGGGTTAATTaactttttgttttgttttgtttcgcTTGATGTTTTGGCTTTCTAGTTAGTTCTGAATTCTTTCTGGAGTTCTGACAGATTGCAGAGGATTTCATTTTGCAGCACATAGAAATACTTTTACTTCTTTCATCTGTGCTTGTTTGAGGAGGGAATACTAACTATAGTGCGTTTTTTTATGCCTTCGTACTTTGTGGTGCATCTCCAACAGCATCAATTTGTTGCTGGTGAGTCTATATTCTTAATTGTGTCTATGTTTGAATTCTGTGTTGATTTTTTCGAATACTTTACGTGGCTACATAAGTTTTCCAGCCATATCTTGGTCGAGTTTGGGTGAAAGCTGTTGGTATATACTGTAATACTGAACTTATGATTGCGTGTTTGTTGACACGACAGTAACCGAGTGGTCTGGTGGTCTCTATGTATCTCCAACAATTGCTGGGAGCAGACCTGGCGGTCTGAGTGCTGGTGCATGGGCAGCAATGATGTCTTTGGGAGAGGAAGGTGAGCAAACAAGACTACTTTTCTTATTTTAAGCTCCCAATTTCTTCCCAGTATCATGTTTTTGTAGTGCAATGCAAATATTACGAAGTATTTTGTAGTGTAATATTGCAAATATTACAAATTACTAATTTTCCTGTAAATAACAGGTTATTTGGAGAATACAAGACAGATTATGGAAGCGACAAAGAAGATTCAGGAAGGGTTTGTGCTGTTTCCGTCAACTTCTTCCTTTTCGTTTTATGCTATAATCCCAACACCATTAACTGAAGAGAATTTTTTCCATTAGAATAAAGGGTATTCCGGAGGTATACGTCGTTGGAAAGCCCGACATGACTATTGTGGCATTTGCCTCCAACATCGTTGATATATTTGAAGTTAACGACCTTATGTCATCTAAAGGTTGGCATCTAAGTCCCCTGCAGCGACCCAACAGGTACTTCTTTTAAGAGAAATCTTCTCTACTCTACGGATTTGGATAAACCTATCTATTCTTGGATGTTTTTATTACAAAACTATTCCTCCTTAAGCCGGGACTCGGAAGATGCTCCTTGGTACACCtaaaatatcaacaaaaatGTTACGTCAGAGGGTGATTTATTACCCCTATTGTTTACTTTCTTTAGTTGCATGCCTTGCATTAGGCGGCACAAAATTTACTCATTATAACTTATGAATAAGCAATGTGAATATGTGATGATATATGAGGAAGTAAATTTTGATAACGGTTATGTATTACCAAATACATAACATGTATCAAAAATGGTATGGAAAATGAAAAAGTGGTATAAAATAAGAACAAtggtatataaaaaaaaacaatggtaTAAAAAATAAGAACAATGGTATAAAGAACAATGGTGCTTTTATGTGAAAAATGACGTTTTTATATGATGTGAAATTACTAGCGTACCCCAGTGATGTGTTTATAAAAATGTGTTTATAAAAACATAACTGTGTGTCGCCTCTCCGTTCTTGATGAATATGAAGTATATCTTAAGAAACTTATATATTTCTTCTCATCCAATCGTTTACATGTACCAGCTTGCATATCTGTGTGACCCTTCAGCATGTATCGGTGGTTGATGACTTCCTAAAGGATCTGCAGGAGTCTGTGCGAACTGTAAGTTCTTACAAACTACATCCAATGTCATTAAAGCTTGGTAATTTTGTTTAACGTGACGACTGTTGAGCTTTCAGGTAAAAGAGAATCCAGGTCCAATAAATGGCGGACTTGCTCCAATTTATGGTGCTGCAGGAAGAATGCCTGATAGAGTAATGGTACAAGAATTGCTGGTTAATTTCATGGACAGCGCTTATTGACGCCCTTATGTCCTTGTTGCAGTTGTTCTATATCTCTTACCATTCACATTTTATGTTGGCACAAAAATGAACGATACACTTATACAAAACAcgactttttttcttcttcttttgctTTCCTTGATTGTTTTAATTTCTTCGTACAGTATGAAAGGAATGGTTGGATGTTTACGGGGGTACAAAGAAGTATTCAAAAACTTTTACGGACCACAACTGTATAGAATAATAATCGGTATACGATGCTTTTGGTGGACTTAAGAATGTAAGGAGCTTTCGAATGAATATGATCTCTTCCATTTCTACAAAGAAATTATGTTACAGAGTGGAATTTTTGTTTGTCTAAATATGAATTACTACCATCCATGGTCCATATGGGGCTCTCTAACTACTAACGTAGCAACCCTAATCCTATGTCGATTTTGAGGTGCCTCAAGAGCCGAGAACGGAGATGCGGCATACAGTTATGTTTTTATAAACACATTACAATTCTATGTTGGTAATTTCGCATCACATAAAAAGTCATTTTTCACATAATAACATTATTGTTCTATATACCACTGTTCTTTTTTTCATACCATTATTCTTGTTTTATACGGAGTaccattttttcatttttcataccATTTTTTATACATGTTATGTATTTGGTAATACATACTCCGTAACCATTATGGATTTTTACTTTCTCTTCAGAAGCCACACATATATCCGCGCATGATGGGTTTGTGTTGCACGCTCCACGTAAGAATGCATATGTGGTGGCGTGATATTTATGAACCGAAGAAGAGTgacataaatatatattttttccccCAGTGAAGATAGATATAAAGAGTAATGATGTAGACGAGATTTGATTCCAATTTTATCTCAAATTTTTAATCAAATGAAGCTACACAACAACAAAGTAGAGGCACTACAACTAGTCTACAAGGCTACAAGTCTAcaacttcatcatttaatttAGGGTAACCAATTTTCATAGAAGAAAATAAAGGGGAGAAAAACCGATCTCAACTTCAACTTCCAAATGCTCAAGcttcaaagttcaaacaatCCTTCCCGCCAGAAATATAGTTTTCCGATTCAAAAAACTGAAATTCAGCGGCTTCTCCTTTCTCAATCAAATGGCGCAGATTTGCAATCCAAAAAACTGTAAATTTTCTGAACAAAAAAAAGCAAGCGAGATTGTTTCGCATCGAATtctctcatcatcatcatcggaGGCGTTGAAGTTTTCCGGAATTTCCAAATTATCTGATTAATTTGGTAAGATACACAATATTATTAACAATTCGTTAATTCACGTTGATTAATTTTGCCCtagaatttcaatttcaatgttTCCTGTTTTGCTTGATTAAATTTATCGCAATTGAGCTCGCAATTTCATCGCCATGAATTTAGGTTTTATACAATCAGCTACTTTATCCAAGTTATATTGCGTGTTTGATTGATGTTAAATTTGTTTATAATTGGATTATTGAATGGATTCTCATCAATACTTTATACTGTTATCAAAATTATctaattgtttatttttttaaatgtcATCTAATTGTTTTTCTTAGTTGTTAACTTGTTACTATAAGTCTATAATTGATTAGCTTAAGAGCGAATGCGCGATATTGAAAATCATAGATAGCTAAGTAGTGTCTTTCCGGTTTTTAGCTTGAGATTTCGAGGCTAATTCTATATGATATTGATTAAATGTATCAAAGAAGTGAGATCTCTAAGATTTCTAATACGAGGACTTAATTGATGTCAGATATGGACTTTTGAGCGAGCTGGAGGTTTCATTATGTATCAGCGATGTGGTGTTAACCTACTCAACAGTGATTAGTGAATACTGAAGTTAACGAGTTATCGAAAGTAGTACTCCCTACATTCCTCTTTATTCTTCCTATTTGGAATTTTTTTGGGAGacggaaaaataaaataaaagtagaaAGACTAAGAAGGGAGGAAGTATGCTCTTTGGAGTATTTTTTGGCTAATAATGCAGTGGTTCATGTAGTATATCCTGATTTTCGAATATTATTGGCAGGGAGAAGTGGAGTAGAAATGAGTGTATCCTTCTTTTCACTCCGTTCTCTGTTTAAGTGGTTATTGACTCCTGAATGTAAGAGGAAGGTTGAACAAATCTTGGTCAGCGAATCAAAAGCCCCCCTATAGCTCCGAGATTTGACTACCGGACTTAAGTATCCACTCTCTGAAATTTGTTTGTCATCCTTCCTTAAGGTTTTAAAATCCCTACCTCTTGTAGGTGCTGTTGCTCAAATCACGGTATGTATAGAATGATAATATTATTGCCGTAGAAAAGGATAGTTTTCTATAATTACAAGCATAATGTAAAAGCACAAATTTCAAGGAGTAGCACAAACCGAAATATTACATAGATTGTGATCATGATGATGCATAGCTTCATACTAGAGTTTCTGTTCTTATTTTTATCTAGCTTCAAGCTCAATCACTCAACATATTTGTCAAGTGTACTAAGGACATTCATCCCATAAATATAGCATGACACACATTTAGATGGTTGTAGTTCTTCACGACGGAGTCTCCATATCTGCATCCCTGCATCTCCTTTCTAGAGCTCCAAAACAAGGTCTGGAATACACACATCTCATTGTGTCAGAATGGAAGAGCCAAAAGTAACTGTTGTGCACAATTTGTTGGGGTGGCAATTGTTTAGTTCAATCCCGCATTACTTTAGATTAGACTATTAGTGTTGGTCACTCATAAATGAGTCAACATGATCATGTATCATACTTAGCTTGGTTCATGTTATGAACATTTTGCAAAAAAAAGGTGCCAACTGCCAAGCACCCAAACAGCCAAACCCATGTCTGAGTGTCAAGTATATAATTTCGATACTTTAGGTGAAGTGTCAGGGTAACATAGATAGACTCTACTGTAGTCACAACACCAAGAAAATAATGAAAAACTTAAAAGAATGTGTAATATCATGCATGGGTACTTACAATCTGCATCAGTTTTGATCCAGCACTCCCTGCTTCCATTTGAATCATTCCCATCTTCTGAGTACTGAGTTGGGTTAGAGATGCTCTTCCTGCATAACATATAACCATTTTGACCTGCTTTCTGGGAGAAAGTTGGGATGCTCTCATCTGGAAATGTATGCTCATCCTTATAGTAGCCCGCATTGCCAGGCATTATGTCCTTGATCCCATTCTTATGCATTTTGTCTGACTTTTCTGTGGATGTTAAGAATTCTGGATGCACTTTCTTGTGAAATTTCTGCAGGATCTGCATTGAAACTATTAGGCAGAGAAGGTAGAGAATTTTATCTAGATTCTCAACGTGTTAGTCACATGCTTTCTTAGAAGTTCAAGTGTTTCTTTCTTGTACAATGTCTTACTTTTCCTGACAACGGCAATTGAAGTTGGGTGGGTTAACTGATTGTTATATATCAACTGTTTGAGAATTAGAAAGTAAAGAACTGTTCCTTTCATGTTCTTTGTTCTTAGGAAACAATTAATTCCTTTATCTGCTTCAGATCTATCTTTTACCAATTTATGAATGGTGAGATTAACAGAAGAATATACTCATAGTTCACTGGAAAGGACAAATTGTTCATTGCTCAAGTCTTCTGATCTACAAACTTTGTGGTTCTGTTTTGAAGTGATTCTGCAATTGCTTATTTCCGTCATGAAAGTTCTCAAGTCTCAACTTATTTGATTGGTTTTCCGAAGGAATAGCCTACAACAATTGAAATGATCATCTTATGCAACTTGGTTTATTTCTCCTTACCTTTTTGTCGCCCTTTCTTTTTTCTAATACTCGTTCATGTTTGCTCACTTTATAATCTGTAATCCATAACATTCTGACCGACTCAGAAGATGTAATGGACAAACATATAGGATAGGAGGAATATAAAATATCTTCTCTTCTCgaaggagagagaattagtTTATGAAGCTGTTACTAAACAGATCAACACTTCTTCCATTTTCTTATCATAAAGTTGATTATCATTACTTCTTTTTTGTGTGAATCGAATATGTCAAGGACTCAAGGGTGATATTTTCAAAGTAGAAACTAGTTAGTCGATTTAAACGAGAAACAGATGATACTAGAATACCTGTAGAATGATATGGAAATATAGATAAATTCTTATGATCAGGATGAAGGAAAAAAAtagtagtttaatttttttaatacagTTTCAAAACAATACCacaatttttttggaaaaacatgtttcaaaaaaaatcattcTGTGAAAATATGAAACCCCAAGATTTTAGATGGTACTATTAATCTTTTTCTTGCAGTTAATCAAGTTTGTGATGTTTTTTGTTTGGTCCATATAAAAGTGGTTAGTGGGATACACTAAATAAGTCAAGTACCTTGCACAGTTTTGTCTCTGCCGAACCAGATTCTGCAGCTCCCCGAGTTGAGACAGATGAATTCCTAGAAGCAGCATGCAATGCATTTTTCTTCTTCATCAGTATTTTTTTCATGAGATTCATGGAAGCAGTCTTGTCCCCTTCTTTATCTTCCCTTTTCTCCCCACGTTTGCACTTGGTTTCCGAGGTTTCTTCTGCCTTGTGCTTCTCGAATAGTTCTCCCAATGATGTCCTACTCTCCTTTTTGGGCACTGTTGCCTTCTCTGGCACTTCTACAGCTGATCCTAACAGATATTCCTGTAGTGGACAGTACATCAAGTTATTTCCTGGTCCTTCTGTGCTTTCTGGAATTTCCAGTGGCTTGCCACTCAGAGTGATGGTGCTTGCATGGCTGATTCTTCCATTGCTAACATGACTGTTTCTCCCTGAGGAATCTGTCCAACCATCATCTTTAGTCTCAGAAGCAAGCACTCTCTCTAACTCATCATTGATGAGCCTCAATTCATTGTCTGTCACTTCAGTCTCTCCTTCTGCGAGCTTCTCAAATGACACCGCGAATGTTGGTGTCCCTGGTGGCTCTGGGATGACTGCATCTGCTACCCCAAGGGTGCCGATTGCTAGAAATCCTTCAAAGTACTCTGGAAACTCATCAGCTGATGATGCTTTTCTTTCGTATTCTGAAAAATCCGTAGTCTCCACACTCGTAAATGATGCTCTCCGTTGTCTCCCTTGCGTTTGCTTTTGATAGAAGTCAGGGTCGTGAAG
This sequence is a window from Spinacia oleracea cultivar Varoflay chromosome 1, BTI_SOV_V1, whole genome shotgun sequence. Protein-coding genes within it:
- the LOC110785722 gene encoding sphingosine-1-phosphate lyase yields the protein MTIFSHLTQFRTSANSLLSEFEPLTLIVAPILSLLIAGFLQSVITTVQENGLKSSLIASFMYLIKLVPGVRSYLDAEKQKVVDKMQSGNKSKRDGWRTELPATGLGSRVIDMMKEEKAKDVAWQGKCSGTVYIGGAESEGHFSLINEACSMFAHTNPLHLDVFQSVVHYEAEVVAMTAALLGSKEKASGGQVCGNMTSGGTESILLAVKSSRDYMRTKKGIKKPEMIVPVSAHSAYDKACQYFNIKLWRVPVNSEFQADVKAIRRYINKNTILIVGSAPGFPHGIIDPIEELGQLATSSGVCFHVDLCLGGFVLPFARKLGYPIPPFDFSVQGVTSISVDVHKYGLAPKGTSTVLYRNHEIRKHQFVAVTEWSGGLYVSPTIAGSRPGGLSAGAWAAMMSLGEEGYLENTRQIMEATKKIQEGIKGIPEVYVVGKPDMTIVAFASNIVDIFEVNDLMSSKGWHLSPLQRPNSLHICVTLQHVSVVDDFLKDLQESVRTVKENPGPINGGLAPIYGAAGRMPDRVMVQELLVNFMDSAY
- the LOC110785723 gene encoding protein LAZY 1 — translated: MKLLTWMHRKFKQGNGEILKEFPQGQQYLHDPDFYQKQTQGRQRRASFTSVETTDFSEYERKASSADEFPEYFEGFLAIGTLGVADAVIPEPPGTPTFAVSFEKLAEGETEVTDNELRLINDELERVLASETKDDGWTDSSGRNSHVSNGRISHASTITLSGKPLEIPESTEGPGNNLMYCPLQEYLLGSAVEVPEKATVPKKESRTSLGELFEKHKAEETSETKCKRGEKREDKEGDKTASMNLMKKILMKKKNALHAASRNSSVSTRGAAESGSAETKLCKILQKFHKKVHPEFLTSTEKSDKMHKNGIKDIMPGNAGYYKDEHTFPDESIPTFSQKAGQNGYMLCRKSISNPTQYSEDGNDSNGSRECWIKTDADYLVLEL